Proteins encoded by one window of Dyella humicola:
- a CDS encoding ATP-binding cassette domain-containing protein has protein sequence MSLIQLQRVDFSIGGPLLLEHVDLSIERNERVCIVGRNGEGKSTLMKLIAGELKPDDGELRIQNGIVVARMAQEVPQGTEGTVFDVVSEGLGDLGHLLARYHHLLHEGDFDALGDVQTQIEAQHGWDLDRRVTEVLTKLELPADTDFAALSGGMKRRVLLAQALVRKPDVLLLDEPTNHLDIEAIGWLETFLKQFDGSIIFVTHDRSFLRALATRIVEIDRGQLTDWPGDYENYLRRREERLHAEAQANALFDKKLAQEEVWIRQGIKARRTRNEGRVRALKALRVERAERRNLSGNVKMTAASAQASGKKVIDLEHVHQAYDGRVLIDNLTTTVMRGDRIGIIGPNGAGKSTLLKIMLGELKPQRGHATLGTGIQIAYFDQHRLQLNDKLNALDNVAEGRDFIELNGSRKHIIGYLQDFLFSPERARAPITRLSGGERNRLLLAKLFAQPSNLLVMDEPTNDLDVETLELLEELLTDYQGTLLLVSHDRAFLDNVVSSTLVLEGHGQIGEYIGGYSDWLWQRPAAAQAVAAAAAKPGLTRNDPAPAATPAKRKLSFKEQRELEQLPLRIEQLETDIATRSEAMNDPSFFQQDSATIVKANEALASVQAELDGAYARWSELDG, from the coding sequence ATGTCCCTAATCCAACTTCAGCGCGTCGATTTCAGCATCGGCGGCCCCCTCCTGCTCGAACATGTTGATCTTTCGATCGAACGTAACGAGCGCGTCTGCATCGTCGGCCGTAATGGCGAAGGCAAATCCACCCTGATGAAGCTGATCGCCGGCGAGCTCAAGCCGGACGATGGCGAGCTTCGTATACAGAACGGCATCGTGGTTGCCCGCATGGCCCAGGAGGTGCCGCAGGGTACTGAGGGCACCGTGTTCGACGTCGTGTCCGAAGGGCTCGGCGATCTCGGCCATCTGCTGGCGCGCTACCACCACCTCCTGCACGAAGGCGACTTCGATGCGCTGGGCGACGTGCAGACCCAGATCGAGGCGCAGCACGGCTGGGATCTCGATCGTCGCGTCACCGAGGTGCTGACCAAACTCGAGCTGCCTGCCGACACTGATTTTGCCGCACTCTCCGGCGGCATGAAGCGCCGCGTGCTGCTGGCGCAAGCGCTGGTGCGCAAGCCCGACGTACTGCTGCTGGACGAACCGACCAACCATCTCGATATCGAAGCCATCGGCTGGCTGGAAACCTTCCTCAAGCAGTTCGACGGCAGCATCATCTTCGTCACCCATGACCGCAGCTTTCTGCGCGCATTGGCGACCCGCATCGTCGAAATCGACCGCGGCCAGCTCACCGACTGGCCGGGCGACTACGAAAATTACCTGCGTCGTCGCGAAGAACGCCTGCATGCCGAAGCGCAGGCGAATGCGCTGTTCGACAAGAAGCTGGCCCAGGAAGAAGTGTGGATCCGCCAGGGCATCAAGGCCCGACGCACGCGCAACGAAGGCCGCGTGCGTGCATTGAAAGCGCTGCGCGTTGAGCGCGCCGAACGGCGCAACCTCAGCGGCAACGTCAAGATGACCGCCGCCAGTGCCCAGGCCTCGGGCAAGAAGGTGATCGATCTTGAACACGTGCACCAGGCCTATGACGGCCGCGTGCTGATCGATAATCTGACCACGACCGTCATGCGCGGCGATCGCATCGGCATCATCGGGCCGAACGGCGCCGGCAAGAGCACGCTGTTGAAGATCATGCTGGGCGAGCTCAAGCCGCAACGCGGCCACGCCACGCTCGGCACCGGTATCCAGATCGCCTACTTCGACCAGCACCGCCTGCAACTCAACGACAAACTCAACGCGCTGGACAACGTGGCCGAAGGCCGCGACTTCATCGAATTGAACGGCAGCCGCAAGCACATCATCGGCTACCTGCAGGATTTCCTGTTCTCGCCCGAACGTGCGCGCGCACCGATCACTCGACTGTCCGGTGGTGAGCGCAACCGCCTGTTGCTGGCCAAGCTGTTCGCCCAGCCGTCCAACCTGCTGGTGATGGACGAACCGACCAACGATCTCGACGTGGAGACACTCGAGCTGCTGGAAGAACTGCTCACCGACTATCAAGGCACCTTGCTGCTCGTATCGCATGACCGAGCGTTCCTCGACAACGTCGTGTCGAGCACTTTGGTGCTGGAGGGCCATGGCCAGATCGGCGAGTACATAGGCGGTTACAGCGATTGGCTGTGGCAGCGCCCAGCGGCCGCGCAGGCCGTGGCGGCTGCAGCCGCAAAACCTGGCCTGACCCGCAATGACCCCGCTCCCGCCGCAACGCCGGCAAAACGCAAGCTCAGCTTCAAGGAGCAGCGCGAACTGGAGCAGTTACCGTTGCGTATCGAGCAGTTGGAAACCGATATCGCCACGCGCAGCGAGGCGATGAACGATCCCTCGTTTTTCCAGCAGGACAGCGCCACCATCGTCAAGGCCAACGAAGCACTGGCCTCCGTGCAAGCCGAGCTCGACGGCGCCTACGCACGCTGGTCCGAACTGGACGGCTGA
- a CDS encoding D-alanyl-D-alanine carboxypeptidase family protein produces MAIKTKTPRWLSACRQSFAAVALLALASFMGVAHAGYAAIVISESDGQVLTAVNPDEPNRPASLAKMMTLYLTFQQLESGQIKIDQELPVSAWAAGRPPTKLDLRHGQTISVGDCILGMITKSANDAATVVAEGLGGSEGHFVEMMNAQALKLGMTGTHFENASGLPDPDDSTTARDMSKLAMALYHDFPQYTHYFATTEFMFRGRLVRGHNNLMERYPGMDGLKTGFTNASGFNLASTAVRDGHRLFSVVLGGRTAAARDNLMARLLDDGFEDRATPDYLVARAGGATGTGTAQKILTALSPIGTAEAEPAPVPERHHRRGKVGKASAVASNSCTKRKGATCPAAAKRTAAKKTSSAHSQQAQANAEAVAKKPTKTDT; encoded by the coding sequence GTGGCCATCAAGACCAAAACACCGAGATGGTTGTCTGCTTGCCGTCAGAGCTTTGCTGCGGTGGCGCTGTTGGCGCTAGCCAGTTTCATGGGCGTTGCCCATGCCGGTTATGCGGCCATCGTGATCAGCGAGTCGGACGGACAGGTGCTGACGGCGGTCAACCCCGATGAGCCGAACCGTCCAGCGTCGCTGGCCAAAATGATGACGCTTTATCTGACCTTCCAGCAGTTGGAGAGTGGTCAGATCAAGATCGATCAGGAGCTGCCGGTGTCGGCCTGGGCGGCAGGTCGGCCGCCGACCAAGCTCGATCTGCGTCACGGCCAGACCATTTCGGTGGGCGACTGCATCCTCGGCATGATCACCAAGTCGGCCAACGACGCCGCCACGGTAGTGGCTGAAGGCCTGGGCGGCTCCGAAGGTCACTTCGTCGAAATGATGAATGCCCAGGCCCTCAAGCTCGGCATGACCGGCACGCATTTCGAGAATGCGTCGGGCCTGCCCGACCCGGACGACTCCACCACGGCGCGCGACATGTCCAAGCTGGCCATGGCGCTGTATCACGACTTCCCGCAATACACCCACTACTTTGCGACGACCGAATTCATGTTCCGCGGCCGGCTGGTGCGTGGCCATAACAACCTGATGGAACGTTATCCGGGCATGGATGGGCTGAAGACCGGCTTCACCAATGCGTCCGGCTTCAATCTCGCTTCGACGGCCGTCCGCGATGGCCATCGTCTCTTCAGTGTGGTGCTGGGTGGTCGTACTGCTGCAGCCCGCGACAATCTGATGGCGCGCCTGTTGGACGACGGCTTTGAGGATCGCGCGACCCCCGACTACCTGGTGGCCCGGGCTGGTGGCGCCACCGGAACCGGCACGGCGCAGAAGATCCTGACGGCGCTGTCGCCCATTGGCACGGCGGAAGCCGAGCCCGCGCCCGTACCGGAGCGGCATCATCGTCGCGGCAAGGTAGGCAAGGCCAGCGCCGTGGCCAGTAATAGCTGCACCAAGCGCAAGGGGGCGACATGCCCCGCAGCGGCCAAGCGCACGGCGGCCAAGAAGACGTCCTCGGCTCATTCGCAGCAGGCTCAAGCGAATGCCGAAGCCGTGGCCAAGAAACCGACAAAGACCGACACGTAA